A stretch of the Pseudomonas sp. ACM7 genome encodes the following:
- the fpr gene encoding ferredoxin-NADP reductase, whose product MSNMNHERVLSVHHWNDTLFSFKCTRDPGLRFENGQFVMIGLQQPNGRPLMRAYSIASPNWEEHLEFFSIKVPDGPLTSQLQHLKEGDEIIISKKPTGTLVLDDLKPGKHLYLLSTGTGLAPFMSVIQDPETYERFEKVILCHGVRYVNEVAYREFITEHLPQNEFFGEALRDKLIYYPTVTREPFENEGRLTDLMRSGKLFSDIGLPPINPQDDRAMLCGSPSMLDETSEVLNSFGLKVSPRMREPGDYLIERAFVEK is encoded by the coding sequence ATGAGCAACATGAACCACGAGCGTGTCCTCAGTGTTCACCACTGGAACGACACTCTGTTCAGCTTCAAGTGCACCCGCGATCCGGGCCTGCGCTTCGAGAACGGTCAGTTCGTGATGATCGGCCTGCAACAGCCCAACGGCCGGCCGCTCATGCGCGCTTACTCGATTGCCAGCCCGAACTGGGAAGAGCATCTCGAGTTCTTCAGCATCAAGGTGCCTGATGGCCCGCTGACTTCCCAGTTGCAGCATCTGAAGGAAGGCGACGAAATCATCATCAGCAAAAAGCCTACCGGCACGCTGGTGCTGGATGACTTGAAGCCTGGCAAACATTTGTACCTGCTCAGCACCGGTACCGGTCTGGCGCCGTTCATGAGCGTCATCCAGGACCCGGAAACCTACGAGCGTTTCGAAAAAGTGATCCTGTGCCACGGCGTGCGTTACGTCAACGAAGTCGCTTACCGCGAGTTCATCACCGAGCACTTGCCGCAGAACGAGTTCTTCGGCGAGGCCTTGCGTGACAAGTTGATCTACTACCCGACTGTGACCCGTGAGCCGTTCGAGAACGAAGGTCGCCTGACCGACCTGATGCGCAGCGGCAAGCTGTTCAGCGACATCGGTCTGCCACCGATCAACCCGCAAGACGACCGCGCCATGCTGTGCGGCAGCCCGAGCATGCTCGACGAGACCAGCGAAGTGTTGAACAGCTTCGGCCTGAAAGTGTCGCCGCGGATGCGCGAGCCGGGTGATTACCTGATCGAGCGAGCGTTCGTCGAGAAGTAA
- the tsaA gene encoding tRNA (N6-threonylcarbamoyladenosine(37)-N6)-methyltransferase TrmO, giving the protein MTYSVSPIGFVRSCFKEKFAIPRQPQLAPAARGVLELVAPFDQGDAVQGLEQVSHVWLLFLFHQALEEKPRLKVRPPRLGGNKSMGVFATRATHRPNGIGQSVVKLDKVEANRLWISGIDLLDGTPILDIKPYVPYADIIDTASNSIASAAPQLIPVQWTDSALQQAHSHAQRLEEPLVALIEQCLAQDPRPAYQIPTPEREYGAQFWDLDVRWHYPEAGVIRVLEVIPASNL; this is encoded by the coding sequence ATGACCTACAGCGTTTCCCCAATCGGCTTTGTGCGCTCCTGCTTCAAGGAGAAGTTCGCCATCCCGCGCCAGCCACAACTGGCCCCGGCCGCTCGCGGCGTACTGGAACTGGTGGCGCCGTTCGATCAGGGCGATGCGGTGCAAGGTCTGGAACAGGTCAGCCACGTGTGGCTGCTGTTCCTGTTTCATCAGGCACTGGAAGAAAAGCCACGGCTGAAAGTCCGCCCTCCTCGCCTCGGCGGTAACAAATCCATGGGCGTGTTCGCCACCCGCGCGACGCATCGCCCCAATGGCATCGGCCAGTCAGTGGTCAAACTGGACAAGGTTGAAGCCAATCGCCTGTGGATATCCGGCATCGACCTGCTGGACGGCACACCGATTCTCGACATCAAACCCTACGTGCCTTACGCCGACATCATCGATACGGCCTCCAACAGCATCGCCAGCGCTGCGCCGCAGCTGATTCCCGTGCAGTGGACGGACTCAGCGCTGCAACAGGCTCACAGCCATGCTCAGCGCCTTGAAGAACCGCTGGTGGCGCTGATTGAGCAATGCCTGGCACAAGACCCACGTCCGGCGTATCAGATTCCTACACCCGAACGGGAATACGGCGCGCAGTTCTGGGACCTGGACGTACGTTGGCATTACCCCGAGGCGGGTGTAATTCGCGTCCTTGAAGTCATTCCCGCCTCCAACCTGTAG
- a CDS encoding SDR family oxidoreductase has product MHPYFSLQGRTALVTGGTRGIGKMIAKAFVEAGATVYVCARDAEACQQTADELSAFGRCHGVAANLATEEGVLELATRLGEQITHLDILVNNAGTTWGAPLESYPVKGWEKVMQLNVTSVFNCIQQFLPLLRKASSAANPARIINIGSVAGISSFGEQAYAYGPSKAALHQLSRILARELVNQHINVNVIAPGRFPSKMTQHIGNDEQALADDTALIPMKRWGREEEMAALAISLASTAGAYMTGNIIPLDGGFSL; this is encoded by the coding sequence ATGCACCCGTATTTTTCCCTGCAAGGCCGCACCGCTCTGGTGACCGGCGGCACACGCGGTATCGGCAAAATGATCGCCAAGGCTTTTGTCGAGGCTGGCGCCACCGTATACGTCTGCGCCCGGGATGCCGAAGCCTGTCAGCAAACGGCCGATGAATTGAGCGCATTCGGTCGTTGCCACGGAGTGGCGGCCAACCTGGCCACCGAAGAAGGCGTACTTGAGCTGGCTACGCGACTGGGCGAGCAGATCACTCATCTGGATATTCTGGTGAACAACGCCGGCACTACGTGGGGTGCGCCGCTGGAGAGCTACCCGGTCAAGGGCTGGGAAAAGGTCATGCAGCTGAACGTGACCTCGGTGTTCAACTGCATTCAGCAGTTTTTGCCGCTGCTGCGTAAGGCCAGTTCGGCAGCGAATCCGGCGCGAATTATCAATATCGGTTCAGTGGCGGGAATTTCATCTTTTGGCGAGCAGGCATATGCCTATGGACCGAGTAAGGCTGCCCTGCATCAACTGTCGCGGATTCTGGCGCGGGAGCTGGTGAACCAGCACATCAATGTCAACGTCATCGCACCGGGGCGTTTTCCGAGCAAGATGACTCAGCACATTGGCAATGATGAGCAGGCGTTGGCCGACGACACGGCGTTGATTCCAATGAAACGCTGGGGCCGGGAGGAAGAGATGGCGGCGCTGGCGATCAGTCTGGCGAGTACGGCCGGGGCCTACATGACCGGCAATATCATCCCTTTGGATGGCGGGTTCAGTCTCTAA
- a CDS encoding DUF1456 family protein: MIHNDVLRSVRYMLDISDKKVIEIIKLGGMDVALEDLVTYLDKKEEDEEGFVRCPDEVIAHFLDGLVIFKRGKDESRPPQPIEVPVTNNIILKKLRVAFELKEDDMHAILKASEFPVSKPELSALFRKFGHTNYRPCGDQLLRNFLKGLTLRVRPQ, translated from the coding sequence ATGATTCATAACGACGTACTGCGCAGCGTGCGCTACATGCTCGACATCAGCGACAAAAAAGTCATCGAGATCATCAAGCTCGGCGGCATGGACGTGGCCCTGGAAGACCTGGTGACGTACCTCGACAAGAAAGAGGAAGACGAGGAAGGCTTCGTACGCTGCCCGGATGAAGTCATTGCGCATTTCCTCGATGGCCTGGTGATCTTCAAGCGCGGCAAGGACGAAAGCCGTCCGCCACAGCCGATCGAAGTGCCGGTGACCAACAACATCATCCTGAAGAAACTGCGTGTGGCTTTCGAACTGAAAGAAGACGACATGCACGCCATCCTCAAGGCCTCCGAGTTCCCGGTGTCCAAGCCTGAGCTGAGCGCGCTGTTCCGCAAGTTCGGCCACACCAACTACCGCCCGTGCGGCGACCAGTTGCTGCGCAACTTCCTCAAGGGCCTGACCCTGCGCGTTCGCCCGCAATAA
- a CDS encoding rRNA pseudouridine synthase, which yields MTDPIRLSKRLIELVGCSRREAELFIEGGWVTVDGEVIDEPQFKVENQKVELDPEAKATAPEPVTILLNVPVGMDAETAMATISAETLSEEHRFSKRPLKGHFLRLTASTDLQANASGLLVFTQDWKILRKLTADSAKIEQEYVVEVEGDMVAHGLNRLNHGLTYKGKELPPVKASWQNENRLRFAMKNPQPGVIALFCQAVGLKVVAIRRIRIGGVSIGKVPLGQWRYLSGKEKF from the coding sequence ATGACTGACCCGATTCGTCTCTCCAAACGCCTCATCGAACTCGTCGGCTGTTCCCGTCGGGAGGCTGAGCTGTTCATCGAGGGCGGCTGGGTCACCGTGGACGGTGAAGTCATCGACGAGCCGCAGTTCAAGGTCGAGAACCAGAAAGTCGAGCTCGATCCAGAAGCCAAGGCCACGGCGCCGGAACCGGTGACCATCCTGCTGAACGTGCCCGTGGGCATGGATGCGGAAACGGCCATGGCAACGATCAGCGCCGAGACCTTGAGCGAAGAACACCGCTTCAGCAAACGTCCGCTCAAGGGCCACTTCCTGCGGCTGACCGCCAGCACCGACCTGCAGGCCAACGCCAGCGGTCTTTTGGTGTTCACCCAGGACTGGAAGATCCTGCGCAAACTCACTGCCGACTCCGCCAAGATCGAGCAAGAGTATGTGGTCGAAGTTGAAGGTGACATGGTGGCTCACGGCCTCAACCGCCTGAACCACGGCCTGACCTACAAGGGCAAGGAACTGCCGCCGGTCAAAGCCAGCTGGCAGAACGAAAACCGCCTGCGTTTTGCGATGAAGAACCCACAACCGGGCGTCATCGCCCTGTTCTGCCAGGCCGTAGGCCTGAAGGTCGTCGCCATCCGCCGCATCCGCATTGGCGGCGTGTCCATCGGCAAAGTGCCGTTGGGGCAATGGCGCTACCTGTCCGGCAAAGAGAAGTTCTAA